TCAATCCCAGACCTAGACCGGAGTTCCACATAAGTGATCGACCTAAGCCATCGCTCGAACTGCCACCACCTAGCGTACATAGCAAGCGCTTCAGCAGACAGATCACCAATCCTCAGCGTCGACTCAAAAACGTCCTTTATATGGGGTGAAAAGTGCCCCCAAACGCTTTCTTCTTCTCGATCGTCCACACTCACATGCTAGCGCATACCTGACTCGTAAGACTAGAAATTAGCCATCGACAACACTGCCTTCGAAAAGTTCATACGTAATGCCACTCCATCATGTCGTCCTCCACCGGTCGTGTACCTGGTTAAGTAGAGTATGCAGGTGGACAAGTTTTCGGACGCGAAGCTCAGCTGGAAGACCCACGGTGAGCGCACCGTCTACGACAACCGGTGGGTGAAGCTCAAGCTGGTGGACGTGGAGCCGCCGGACGGCCGCCGGTTCGAACACCACGTGGTGAAGCTGGACCACGTGGTGATCGCGCTCGTGATCAACGAGCGTGAGGAGGTGTTGACGCTGTGGCGGTATCGGTTCGCGATCGATCAGTGGGGCTATGAGCTGATCGGTGGTCTCGTCGAGGAGGGAGAGGAGTTGGCCACGACGGCGGCTCGGGAGGTGGAGGAGGAGACGGGGTATCGGCCGGTGGGGGAGCCGGAGCACTTGATCTCGTTTCAGCCGCTGCCGGGGATGGTGGATTCACCGGTGGACGTCTTCGTGATCCGGGACGTCGAGAAGGTGGGCGAGCCGACCGACGCCGAGGAGGCCGCGCGGCTGGAGTGGATACCGATCACGCGGATGGTGGAGCTGGTCGGGCGGGGTGAGGTGTTGGGGGCTGGGGCGATCGTGCCGCTCATGTACTACCTCGCGTCACGCAACTCCGGTGCTGCCGGTTCCCGGTAGCTCTAGCGCGGCCAGTCGTTGGCGTTGGCGGTCGGAGCCGATCTGTGCGGCGAGGCGCTTCGCCTGCCGGGCGTAGTTCAAGGCTGCCTCGCGGTCGCCTGCGGCGGCGTGAGCATAGGCGAGATCGACGTACATCCCGGTCTGGCCGCGCACGGCCGCTCGGGGTGACGCGGTCAGCTCGCGCACGGCGTCTTCCAGGTGCTCGATCGCCTCGCGGTTGCCGAGTCGTAGGAGTGCGCTGCCGCGCCAGCGGGCGAGGTTTCCGGCGTCCAGCAGTAGGAAGGGCAACGAGGGGTCGGCAGGGTCGTCGGGGAGCGTCGCGGCGGCCTGGTCGAAGGCACGAAGGGCATCGTCGTGGCGTCCGACGGATGCCAGTCCCTCGCCGTGGGCGGCGGCGAGCCACGCGGCCAGCAGCGGCGGAACCCGGTTGCCTGCGACGTCGCGGGCGAACTCCAGTAGCTCGACGGCGGCGGCTGTCTCGCCGAGGTCGATGAGGATCACGGCCTGTTGCGCTGCGGCGTGTGCCAGCAGGTGCGGTGCCTCGGCCTCGCGGGCGGAGACCTTCGCATCTTCGTGGTAGCGCCATGCCTGCAAGGCCGAGCCCCGGTCCAGGGCTGTCCAGCCCGCGAGGGTGCGCGCGTCGGTGATGAGGGCGGACAGCCGTCGTCGATGCGTGGTGCTCACGGTGAAGTCGCGAAGGTTCTCGATCTGCGCGATGTGGTTGTTGAGCTGATCGAGTACCGCGACGGCGCCGAATTTCAGATCCGAGCTGCGTAGGTCGTTGATCTGGCGTTGGAACAGATCGAGGGTGCCCGTGTCGAGATTCCGGGCGATCAGCAGTCGATCCCGTAGTTCCTCGGTTCCCTCGTTCACCGGCATCGGCGGGAACCCGAGTTCCTCGTTAGTCCGGCCGTAGACCTCGCGGAACAGGCGTTGGTAGTCGGGGCTGCTGACCTCGTCGCGCCCGTTCTCCCACCGGGAGAGCATCACTTTCAATGCGTTCTCCGACGCTACGGGGATGTTCAGGCGGAGGGCGCGGCCGAGCATCATGCGGATGACATTGTCCTGTGTGCGACCTTGCTCGCGACGCACGGCAGCGAGCCGTGTCGCTGGTGGCTTCCCGCGCTGTCCTGCCATCGATTCCTCGGCGCTCCCAACCCCGCTGAGCTGCGAAGTTAACTCGACTTAACTCCCACCGGTTAACCGCCGACAATTACGAATCACCCTGTCCGAGCGGTCTTCTAGTGCCATGCGAAACGCACCGAAGACCGGACAGCTTGAGAATTCGCTAGCTCTTTCTCGGCGGCTTCTCACCTCCCGACCTCTCTACCTCGTTGAGTCGGCTGGTCAGCGTCCCTACCTGCGCACGAAGCCCGCGAAGCTCCCGAATGATCGTGTTCAACAGCGGAATCATCGGATCTTCGACCGGGTTCGCAGCGGGATTCGAACTCGGCGGAGTCTGGCCCTGCAATACGGCTGTCAAGTGCTGCGGGTGCCAGCCGAGCGCGAGCGAGAGCGCTTCGAGGGTGCGCGGATTGCGGCGCCGCTGAATTCGGGCCTGCTGAATCTCGCGCACGATCGCCAGCGAGACGCCGGAAGCGTCCGCGATCTCCTTCTGTCGCATGGACAGCTCACGCGCCCGAGCGTTGACCGCCTCGGCGACTGCCGTCCAGTCCTCGTTCACGTTCGCCTCCGTGCTCCGCCTCAGCGCTGACGTTAGCGGCCAAGCGGAACAGCACACGCGGAGAAAGTGCGAATCAGCGGTAATTAGCAGTGAATCAAAGCTGATCTCAGCGTTTATGGGCGAGGTGAACGAGCAATGACCAGACCTATCAATCTCGCGATGAGTGCGGACACGAGTACTCAGCGCAAGGAAATCGAGCGTCCGACCTTCTACACCGTGCCGGAAGCCGCTCGGCTTCTGCGCGTCGATTCGGCCACCCTCTACCGCGCCATCCGGCAGGACGCCTTTCCGGCGGTGCGAGTACGGACCCGCTACGTGATTCCGGCCCGTGCGGTGGCCGAGTTGGCGGAGCGGGCGGCCGAGTCGGGCTCGGTGGTGGACGTCGCGGAGTTCGCCGCACAGCGGCGGATGGCGCGGGACTTCGAGCGTGCCGGGGGTGGTGCGTGGTGACCGGGTTCGAGGGCAACGAAGAGCGCTTCGAGGTCATGGCGGCGGAGCTGGACCGGTACGCGGGCGTACCCGATGAGGTGTTGTGGCGGGTGGTCACCCGCGATGGCGTCTGCATGGCGATGGCGGCCGAGGGCGACGGTCCGGAGTGGATCGGAACGGCATCGACCGATCGGGAGTTGGCCGCGTCGATCTGCGCGGGATGCCCGGTGCAGCGGGCGTGTTTGGAAGCGGAGTTGCGCACGGCGGGCGCGTCCACGGTCGGTGTGTGGGGAGCGCTGACCGATGAGGACCGGCGCGCGCTCTTCCCCGTCTGGCTGGCCCGTCGGGAGAACGACGAACGGCGCGGGGGTGGGAACGATGGAACTTGATCTGACCGCGACGCATCTCCTCGCCGGTCTCGGCGTGGCTCTCACGCTCGGCCTGGTCTGGCGGGCGGGTGCCCGGCGGGCGCGGGCGGCGGCGGACAAGGCACGCGGCGGAAGTCGGCTGCTGTCTCTCATGGGCCGGGTGGTGGCGATGTCTGGTGTCATCGTCGGTGTTCAGTGGATCGTGATCACCTACCGGGCGAGTACTCCGGTCCTGCTCGTGGTGCTCGGCCTGCCCGCGTTGTTCGCCGCGTACACGGTGACACGGGCGCTGACCGTCACCACGTCGGACGTCCAGCGTCGCCGAGGTGATCGGCGATGACCGGGCGAGGATGGGAAAGGGTGGCCGCCGTCGGGCGGCCACCCGCCCCCGGCGGCGGGACGGACGGCGGCCGAGTCGAGCGGCTTGCCCGCGACGCGGAACAGGCGCGGGAGGTCCGGGCCTACCAGACCCATCCGGATGTCGTCGCCTTGCGCGTCGAGCGGGTCCGAGCCCAGGTGGACCGGCTGTGCTGGGCGGGGATCGTGCTCGGCTTGGCGTTCACGATGACCAACGTTCAGCACTTCGCGGCGGCAGGAACCGAGCCGTGGTCGTTGCCGTGGCTCGCGGCGTGGCTGCTCGATCCGATGGTCTCGCTGGTGTTGATCGCGATCCTGCGCGCCGAGCAGGTGACCGCCCGATACCGCGTCCGCACCGGGCCGTGGGTGCGGCGGGCGAAGTGGTTCACCCTCGCGGCCACCTACGTCATGAACACCTGGGAGTCGTTCGCGGCGGGATCGGTGTCCGGCGTGGTGCTGCACTCCGTGCCGCCGCTCGTGGTGTTCGTGGCCGCCGAGGCGGTCACCGATCTGCGGGACAAGCTCACCGAAGCGGTGAACGTGGCGGTCGGCGACGCTGCCCGCCACGCACCGGAACCGGCCGCCGTGAACCCGCGAACAGCTGAACGGACGGCCGTTCACGAACCTGACCAGCGGTCATCAGCGAGACGGCAGCGGCGCGACGGCGGCCGGACGTCGTTCGCGGACTACCTCGCCCGTGCTCGGCACGCCTGGTCGCCCGACGTCCAGATCAGTCCGGCCTGGGTCCGTGGGGCCACCGGCTGCTCGCGGGGCCTCTCCTCGCGACTGGCCGCCGCGCTGACGGCCGAACTCGCCGAGCACACCACCACCGACACACCGGGGGGTGACCCGTCATGAGCGCCGAGCAGGACGTCAGACCAATCCCGGAATCCGGGGAGGAGCCCGTGAACGGCGAGACGGCCGAGGCCGGTGCCTCGCTCGCGCACCGTTCACCAGCCGATCTGGTGAACGCCCCGGTGGACGACGAACCGACGGCCGACGCTCCGCCGAGTCGGTTCCGCTGGGCACGGCGCGTGTGGGCCTGGTGGACGCGCTCCCCACGAATCCCCGCGGTGCTGAAGGATCGAGCCCAGTTCGGCCAGGCGATCAAGGACGCGATAGTGCGGCTGCTGCGCTCGCCGCTGGTCTACCTGCGTGCCGTCGTGCGCGGCCTGGTCGCCGCTGTGCGGTGGTGGCGGTCATGGGTTCGGGTGCGGGACTACCGGGAGGCCGCCGAGCAGGCCGAGAAGCTGGCCGACAAGTTCCGTGAGATCCGCGAGCTGACCCTGTTCCGATGGAAGGTCACCGGCGTTGCCGCCGTCCTGGTGGCGGCGGCCGGTCTGGTGATCGGTCTAGTCTGGGGGCCGGGTGCCTTCTGGATCGCGGGCGGCCTCGTGTCGGTGGCACTCGCGGTGCTGGGCAGGCGCAAGGACGGCAGCCCAGGGCGAAGACCAACGTTGGCCGGTCCGCGCACGCTGACGTGGACGATGGACCCGCAAGTCCTGGTGGACGCCTTCCGCGACGCGAAGCTGATCGGCAAGGACGAGACCTTGCGACTCGTCGAACGAGCCGTCCGGCAGGGCGACGGATGGGCGGTCACCGTGGACCTGCCCGCGACCCGCAAGGCCGCCGACGTGATCAAGAACCGGGAGGCGTTGGCCTCCGCGCTGGCCGTCGACGAGATCCAACTAGTCGTCGAACGGGTGCGCGGCAGCGGCGGCCACGCCGGTCGGGTGGCGATGTGGGTCGCCGATGACGACCCCTACGCCGCACCACCGGTACGGACGCCGCTGTTGACCGTGTCGCGCTGGGATGCGTGGCGGCCGGTGCCCTTCGGCCGGGACGCGCGCGGGCGGCGGATCGATCTGCCGTTGGTGTGGACGTCGGTACTCATGGGTGCGATTCCTCGGCAGGGCAAGACCTTCGCCGCTCGGCTCGCGGCGGCCGGTCTCCTCCTCGATCCACACACCCGGCTGTACGTGGCCGATTTCAAGGCGGGCAAGGACTGGGAGGCCGCCGCGAAGGTCGCCCACCGTTTCATGTCCGGCGACGATGCCGACGACGTGGTGGCGCTGATCGACTGGCTTGCCGAGCTGGTCGCCGAGGTTCAGGGCCGCTATCGACGGATGCGGGACCTCGACGACGCGACGTGTCCGGAGTCGAAAGTGACTCCGGAGATGTCCCGCGATCCCTCGCTGAACATGTCGATCACGGCCGTGATCGTCGATGAAGTGCAGGTGCCGCTCGAACATCGGGAGCCGGTGGACGTGGCGGGCAGGACCCTCACTGCGGGCGAGTACGTGGGGGAGCTACTCACCTGGCTTGCCAAGAAAGGACCGGCGGCGGGCATCGTTCTCATCCTCGCCACCCAGCGGCCGGATACGAAGACGATCCCCTCCGGTCTGCGGGCCGTGTTGGGCTCTCGGTTCGCGCTGCGGGTGATGGACTGGCGGGACAGCAACATCGTCTTAGGCGAGCAGATGAACACGCGCGGGTACGACAGCAGCCGCCTGCTGTCCTCCCACAAGGGAGTCGGCATCCTGCGACCGGACGGTGAGACACAGGCCGGTGTGGACGCTCTTGCCGTGACCGTGCGGACCTACTACATGCCGAACGAGGACTGGCAGGCCGTCTGTCGGCACGGGCGGACGCTCCGCGAGGCAGCCGGAACACTGACCGGTCACGCGGCGGGACGCGACACCGGGCCGAGTGTCGATCGCTCCGCCGCCGCACGGGCGGTCGGCAGCCGGATGGCACGGGCCGAAGCCGAGCGGGTCCAGCAGGCGGAGACACCGGAACCGTTGGCGTCGGTGGCGGCCTACCTCGCGGACGATCTCGACACGAGACAACGGGAGTTCGTGCCGACCGCCGAACTCACGGCGGCACTGGGAGTCGAGCCGACCGCGTTCGGTACGCGGATGCGGGAACTGGGCTGCCGACCGACCCGCGAACGGGTGGCGACCGCCGAGGGGGTCCGGCAGGTACGCGGGTATCTCCTCGCGGACATCGCGGCGGCAGTCGAGGCGGCTCGCGACTCGGCGGTGTGGGATGCCGAGGTGATCGAGGATGAGTCGTGACCCGTCACAGCGCAGCGCTGCGACCCGTCACGCCGTCACAGCGGTGGTGACGGGGCGAAGACCGGGCGCTAGCTGCACGAACAGACCGCCGTGACGGGTGTGACGGGTGACGGGAGAACCCGTCACCCGTCACTATTCCTCGGCCATAAGGGCAGATTGTCACCGACTCAAGGCTGAGCCTGCGGCAAGTGACTCAGTCAGGACCCGTCTTCCTCGTCATCCTTGGTGTGGTCCCTGATCTCCTCATCACAGACCCCGATACCGGCCCACAATGCCGAGTCGATCGGCAGATCATGTGCCGCCAACGCCGCGACGGTGTCCCTCGTCCCGTCGCCCGTGCCGTAATCGACGCCCGGACGGTCGTGCGGCGAGTGATGGATGACCCGACCCGCGATCTGCCGACAGAACGCGGCGTACTCGCGGGTGTAGAGGATGAAGCAGTGCCAACCGATGTCGACCAGCGGCGACGGGCTGTAGCCCTTCCCAGGGCTGGTAGCCGCGCAGAGCCGCAGGAAGGTCACGGTTCCCGTCACGATCCGCTCCGCCCACGATCGCTGCTCGGCGTCATCGGCCGTGCCGAACCGCTCGCGGAACTCGGCATCCTTCAACACGCGGCCGATCAGCCGCAACCGCAACTCTTCGTCGATCACCACATCCGGCAGCGGCGGATGTGACGGAGCGAAGGGCATCGTCGAAGTGGTCATGAGCTTCCTTTCGTTCGATGGTGGGTGATGACGACCGCGTCACGTCGTCGGGACGCGGACACTCGGCGGGACGTCAACGGGCAGGGCCGGTGTCGACGTCGTCGGGCCACGCTGTGACGGCGGGCAGCACGGCGGTCGGAAACTGGGATTGCACGTACGGCCGGACCATGCCGGTCCCGGCGTCAAGGTCGACGTCCTTCCACGCGAGCCCCAGGGCATCGCCGGATCGGATGGCACGCGCCAACAGGTCCCGCACCGGGACGGCGTCCGCCTGCCTGCCGTGATGGCGCCCCGGCTGCCCGATGTCGTGCCGGTGTCGGCCCATCGGCTCGTCTCGGCCGTCGCGCGGCACGGGCACCCCGGTCCCCATCACGCACCCGCCCCGGATCGCGGCTGCTTCAGCAGGCACAGCTCACAGGGCATTCCGGCGTAGGCCTCCAACACCTCGGCCGTTCCCCGCGCGATCCGCACCCCGCAGTACGTCGACACCGTCTCGGGGATGCCCACCTCGATGTCGACCGGCACCAGGTGACTCGTGCGCCACGTCTCACCGACGACACCCGGTAGGAACCGCACGATCACAGTCACGAGATCAGCCACGTTCGGCACCACCCGGCACACCGACGCACCGCAGCAGCCGGGACAGCAGCCACGACCCGCGCCGGACCGGGCCGCGCGGGGCTCGCTCGGCGGCCTGCCGCGACGGGTGACCCGCTCGCACCGTGGCCGCGCACTGCCGACACGGCGGCAACGGCTCACAGGTCAACGGCGCGGAAAGCACCGTCGCGCCGCAGACCGCGACGTACTCACCGGACGCGCGGCCTGCCTGCACGCTCTCATCGGTCACCGCGTGATCCACGCCGTGTTCGGTCGACGTCAGCCACGTCGTCCACAACCGACCGGTTCTCTGTTTCGACAATCCCTCATCTGACACCCCGACACCTCCCGCTGACGTTCAACAGCAGAAGTCAGCTTCGATCGGGTGAGATGCAGAAGGAACGACCTGACAGCGACCTATGGCGACCATTTGCGACCTAGACTCATCGGCGCTGACATCAGTGATACGGAGCGCAGCCGATGAGCGAACCACCTCGCGAACACCCACCGCGCACCCTCTTAGGCGAACTGATCCGCCAGCGTGGCCAGACGGCCGAGGAGTTCAGCGAGACTGCCGAGCGCTTCGCCCGCGAACACGGCATGGATGCGACGTTGAGCGTCCGGCATGTCCAACGACTGGCATCGGGACACCGCGCAGACGGCAAGCCACTCGGACAGGTCCGGCCCGTCACCCGACGCCTGCTCGAAGAGATGTTCGGGGTGCCGATCGACCGGCTGTTGCAACCGGCACAGGTCGAACCGAGCGAGGACGCCACGACGGCCGACGTGGTTCGCGAG
The Actinoalloteichus fjordicus DNA segment above includes these coding regions:
- a CDS encoding helix-turn-helix domain-containing protein; this encodes MNEDWTAVAEAVNARARELSMRQKEIADASGVSLAIVREIQQARIQRRRNPRTLEALSLALGWHPQHLTAVLQGQTPPSSNPAANPVEDPMIPLLNTIIRELRGLRAQVGTLTSRLNEVERSGGEKPPRKS
- a CDS encoding WhiB family transcriptional regulator, which encodes MTGFEGNEERFEVMAAELDRYAGVPDEVLWRVVTRDGVCMAMAAEGDGPEWIGTASTDRELAASICAGCPVQRACLEAELRTAGASTVGVWGALTDEDRRALFPVWLARRENDERRGGGNDGT
- a CDS encoding NUDIX hydrolase, with translation MDKFSDAKLSWKTHGERTVYDNRWVKLKLVDVEPPDGRRFEHHVVKLDHVVIALVINEREEVLTLWRYRFAIDQWGYELIGGLVEEGEELATTAAREVEEETGYRPVGEPEHLISFQPLPGMVDSPVDVFVIRDVEKVGEPTDAEEAARLEWIPITRMVELVGRGEVLGAGAIVPLMYYLASRNSGAAGSR
- a CDS encoding glycine-rich domain-containing protein encodes the protein MTTSTMPFAPSHPPLPDVVIDEELRLRLIGRVLKDAEFRERFGTADDAEQRSWAERIVTGTVTFLRLCAATSPGKGYSPSPLVDIGWHCFILYTREYAAFCRQIAGRVIHHSPHDRPGVDYGTGDGTRDTVAALAAHDLPIDSALWAGIGVCDEEIRDHTKDDEEDGS
- a CDS encoding helix-turn-helix domain-containing protein, which translates into the protein MTRPINLAMSADTSTQRKEIERPTFYTVPEAARLLRVDSATLYRAIRQDAFPAVRVRTRYVIPARAVAELAERAAESGSVVDVAEFAAQRRMARDFERAGGGAW
- a CDS encoding tetratricopeptide repeat protein, translating into MMLGRALRLNIPVASENALKVMLSRWENGRDEVSSPDYQRLFREVYGRTNEELGFPPMPVNEGTEELRDRLLIARNLDTGTLDLFQRQINDLRSSDLKFGAVAVLDQLNNHIAQIENLRDFTVSTTHRRRLSALITDARTLAGWTALDRGSALQAWRYHEDAKVSAREAEAPHLLAHAAAQQAVILIDLGETAAAVELLEFARDVAGNRVPPLLAAWLAAAHGEGLASVGRHDDALRAFDQAAATLPDDPADPSLPFLLLDAGNLARWRGSALLRLGNREAIEHLEDAVRELTASPRAAVRGQTGMYVDLAYAHAAAGDREAALNYARQAKRLAAQIGSDRQRQRLAALELPGTGSTGVA
- a CDS encoding FtsK/SpoIIIE domain-containing protein — its product is MNAPVDDEPTADAPPSRFRWARRVWAWWTRSPRIPAVLKDRAQFGQAIKDAIVRLLRSPLVYLRAVVRGLVAAVRWWRSWVRVRDYREAAEQAEKLADKFREIRELTLFRWKVTGVAAVLVAAAGLVIGLVWGPGAFWIAGGLVSVALAVLGRRKDGSPGRRPTLAGPRTLTWTMDPQVLVDAFRDAKLIGKDETLRLVERAVRQGDGWAVTVDLPATRKAADVIKNREALASALAVDEIQLVVERVRGSGGHAGRVAMWVADDDPYAAPPVRTPLLTVSRWDAWRPVPFGRDARGRRIDLPLVWTSVLMGAIPRQGKTFAARLAAAGLLLDPHTRLYVADFKAGKDWEAAAKVAHRFMSGDDADDVVALIDWLAELVAEVQGRYRRMRDLDDATCPESKVTPEMSRDPSLNMSITAVIVDEVQVPLEHREPVDVAGRTLTAGEYVGELLTWLAKKGPAAGIVLILATQRPDTKTIPSGLRAVLGSRFALRVMDWRDSNIVLGEQMNTRGYDSSRLLSSHKGVGILRPDGETQAGVDALAVTVRTYYMPNEDWQAVCRHGRTLREAAGTLTGHAAGRDTGPSVDRSAAARAVGSRMARAEAERVQQAETPEPLASVAAYLADDLDTRQREFVPTAELTAALGVEPTAFGTRMRELGCRPTRERVATAEGVRQVRGYLLADIAAAVEAARDSAVWDAEVIEDES